TGGTATCCCCCCGGCACGAAGGGACGGAAGCGTGATGACCTCCGCCGAGCCGGCCGAGAAGCTGCTCGCGCCCGTGCTCTCCGCATCCTGGGACGACGACCGGCCCTGGACCCTCGGCACCTACCTCCGCCACGACGGCTACCGCGGCCTGCGCACCGCCCTCGGCATGCCGCCGGACGAGGTGATCGCCCTGGTCAAGGACGCCGGACTGCGCGGCCGCGGCGGCGCCGGCTTCCCCACCGGCATGAAGTGGCAGTTCATCCCGCAGAACGACGGCAAGCCGCACTACCTGGTGGTCAACGCCGACGAGTCCGAGCCGGGCACCTGCAAGGACATCCCGCTGCTCTTCGCCAACCCGCACGCGCTGATCGAGGGCATGGTCATCGCCTCCCACGCGATCCGCTGCGACCACGCCTTCATCTACCTGCGCGGCGAGGTCGTCCCGGTGCTCCGCCGGCTGCACGCCGCGGTCGAGGAGGCCTACCGGGCCGGCTACCTCGGCCGGGACATCCTCGGCTCCGGCGTCAACCTGGACATCACCGTCCACGCCGGCGCCGGCGCGTACATCTGCGGCGAGGAGACCGCCCTCCTCGACTCGCTGGAGGGCCGCCGAGGCCAGCCCCGGCTGCGCCCGCCGTTCCCCGCCATCGCCGGCCTGTACGCCTGCCCGACGGTGGTCAACAACGTCGAGTCCATCGCCTCGGTGCCGCCGATCCTGACCCGCGGCAAGGAGTGGTTCAAGGCGCTCGGCACCGAGAAGTCCCCCGGCTTCACGCTCTACTCCCTCTCCGGGCACGTCACCAACCCCGGCCAGTACGAGGCCCCGCTCGGCATCACCCTGCGCCAGCTGCTGGACATCAGCGGCGGCATCCGGGCCGGGCACCGGCTGAAGTTCTGGACCCCGGGCGGCTCGTCCACCCCGATGTTCACCGAGGAGCACCTGGACGTGCCCCTCGACTACGAGGGCGTCGGCGCGGCCGGCTCCATGCTCGGCACCAAGGCCCTGCAGGTCTTCGACGAGACCACCTGCGTGGTCCGCGCGGTCACCCGCTGGACCGAGTTCTACGCCCACGAGTCCTGCGGCAAGTGCACCCCCTGCCGCGAGGGAACCTACTGGCTGGTCCAGCTGCTCCAGCGGATCGAGGCCGGCCAGGGCGTGGACGGCGACCTGGAGAAGCTGCTGGACATCGCCGACAACATCAACGGCAAGTCCTTCTGCGCCCTCGGCGACGGCGCCGCCAGCCCGATCGTCTCCTCGCTCCAGTACTTCCGCGCCGAGTACGAGCAGCACATCCAGGAACGCCGCTGCCCGCTGGACCCGGCGGCCTCCACCGTCTGGGCCGACCAGCCCGGAGCCCACCCGTCCGCCACCGAGAGGGAGGTGCACGCGTGACGATCACTCAGCCCTCCACCGAGGTGGAGCTGGTCACGCTCACCATCGACGGCGTCGAGGTCACGGTGCCCAAGGGCACCCTGGTGATCCGCGCCGCCGAGCAGATCGGCACCCAGATCCCGCGCTTCTGCGACCACCCGCTGCTCGACCCCGCGGGCGCCTGCCGGCAGTGCATCGTCGAGATCGAGGGCCAGCGCAAGCCGGTCGCCTCCTGCACCATCCCGGTCGCCGAGGGCATGGTGGTCCGGACGCAGAACAGCTCCCCGGTCGCCGAGAAGGCCCAGCGCGGCGTGATGGAACTGCTGCTGATCAACCACCCGCTGGACTGCCCGGTCTGCGACAAGGGCGGCGAGTGCCCGCTGCAGAACCAGGCGATGTCCACCGGCGACCCGGAGAGCCGCTTCGAGGGCGTCAAGCGCACCTACGAGAAGCCGATCCCGCTCAGCAGCCAGGTCCTGCTCGACCGCGAGCGGTGCGTGCTCTGCGCCCGCTGCACCCGCTTCTCCCAGCAGATCGCCGGCGACCCGTTCATCGACCTGGTCGAGCGCGGCGCCCTCCAGCAGGTCGGCACCGGCGAGGGCGACGACCTCCGCTCGTACTTCTCCGGCAACACCATCCAGATCTGCCCGGTCGGCGCCCTGACCTCCGCGGCCTACCGCTTCCGCTCCCGCCCGTTCGACCTGGTCTCCTCGCCCAGCGTCTGCGAGCACTGCTCGGCCGGCTGCGGCCAGCGCACCGACCACCGCCGCGGCAAGGTGCTGCGCCGCCTCGCCGGCGAGGAGCCGGAGGTCAACGAGGAGTGGAACTGCGACAAGGGCCGGTTCGCCTTCCGGTACGCGCAGCAGCGCGACCGGCTGGCCGAGCCGCTGGTCCGCGACGAGAGCGGTGAACTCGTCCCCGCCTCCTGGCCCGAGGCGCTCGCCCGCGCCGCCGAGGGCCTGCGCGGCGCCCGCACCGGCGTGC
The window above is part of the Kitasatospora sp. HUAS MG31 genome. Proteins encoded here:
- the nuoF gene encoding NADH-quinone oxidoreductase subunit NuoF, with translation MTSAEPAEKLLAPVLSASWDDDRPWTLGTYLRHDGYRGLRTALGMPPDEVIALVKDAGLRGRGGAGFPTGMKWQFIPQNDGKPHYLVVNADESEPGTCKDIPLLFANPHALIEGMVIASHAIRCDHAFIYLRGEVVPVLRRLHAAVEEAYRAGYLGRDILGSGVNLDITVHAGAGAYICGEETALLDSLEGRRGQPRLRPPFPAIAGLYACPTVVNNVESIASVPPILTRGKEWFKALGTEKSPGFTLYSLSGHVTNPGQYEAPLGITLRQLLDISGGIRAGHRLKFWTPGGSSTPMFTEEHLDVPLDYEGVGAAGSMLGTKALQVFDETTCVVRAVTRWTEFYAHESCGKCTPCREGTYWLVQLLQRIEAGQGVDGDLEKLLDIADNINGKSFCALGDGAASPIVSSLQYFRAEYEQHIQERRCPLDPAASTVWADQPGAHPSATEREVHA